GCCCAGGATCGCGAGCACCCCGGCGAACGTGCCGCCGATGAGCGAGAACAGGTGGTAGGTGTGCTCGCTGATGCCGATCTTCTCGGTCCAGCTCTCCGGGACGAACAGGCCGATGAGGTGCCCGGCCAGGACGAAGAGGATGCCGTAGTGGAAGGCCGGCGAGGCCCAGTTCAGGATCCGCCGCTCGTAGACCGCCGAGGAGCGGGTGGTCCAGCCGAACTGGTCGTAGCGGTGCCGCCAGATCAGTCCGGAGACCAGGGAGAAGAAGGCGAGGTAGGGCAGCACCCCGAACAGGAAGGTGTTCATCAGCGGCCTCCGGTGGCCAGGACGGGGAGCTGGGCGAGATGCCCGTAGGGCGGCAGTTCGCCGCCGAGGCCGACGTCCTCGCGCGGCGGCCCGGAACGGGCCAGCGCCAGGGCCTGGGCGCGGTCGGCGGGACTGGGCCCCGGCAGCGTGGCGCAGACGGCGACCAGGACGTCGGCGTAGGGGGTGCCCGCCTCGGACAGCGCGAGACGCAGCAGTTCCAGGCCGGCCCGGTGTTCGCGCAGCAGCGTGTCGTCCCTGGTGCGCGCGCTGAACTCGAGGACCGCGGGCAGGAAGTCGGGCAGTTCCTCGTCGGTCGGCGCGTAGCCCGCGGCGCGGTAGGCCTGCTTGAAGGCCAGCAGCGCGGCGCCGCGGCGGCGGGTGTCGCCGTCGCTCCACCAGCTCAGGTAGAGGCTGTGCCGGTGGCCGAAGTCGAAGACCTCGGTGTACTGGTAGGCCAGCCCGGCCACGCCGGTGGCGTCGGCGTGGTCGATGAACCCGCCCAGCTGCGCGGCGGCCGGGCCGCGCACGGCGCCGACGGCGGCGCGCAGCAGCGGCAGGTCCGCGGCCAGGTCCGCGTCGGGGTAGGTCAGCAGCCAGGCGGCGGCCTGGTGGACGACGGCCGTGTCGAAGGAGGTCCGGCTCATCGGGCGTCCTCCTCACGGTCGGAGGTCTGCCGTCTGCGCAGTGCGTGGAAGGACTCGATGGTCACCATCGGCAGCTTCTTCCGCTTCGCACTGCGCGCCGAGTTCTCCCCGAACGGGCCCGAGTCGTACGGGTCGTCGGCGTCCAGATGCCCGACGCTGCATTCGGAGGGGACCGCCGACTCCTCCAGCGCCCGGGCGTCGCCGAGCGCAGCGGTCGGGATGACGTAGCGCTCCTCGTACTTGGCGACGGCCAGCAGCCGGTACATCTCCTCGACCTCGCGCGGGGTCATCGCCACCGCCTGGGCGACCGACGGGTCGGGCGCGTCGCCCAGGTTCACCGCCCGCATGTGGGCGCGCATCGCCGCGAGCTTCTCCAGGGCGGCGCGCACCGGGACGTCGTCGCCGGCCGTGAACAGCTCCGCCAGGTACTCCACCGGGATGCGCAGGGTGTCGATCGCGCCGAAGAGGTTGTCCGCGTCCTCGCCGTCGAAGCCGGTCTCGGTCAGCGCCTCGACCACGGGCGAGAGCGGCGGGACGTACCAGACCATGGGCATGGTCCGGAACTCCGGATGCAGCGGCAGCGCCACCTGGTACCGGCTGATCAGCGCGTGCACCGGGGAGCGGCGGGCGGCCTCGATCCAGTCGTGGGCGACGCCGTCGCGCTCGGCCGCGCGCTGCACCTCGGGGTCGTGCGGGTCCAGGAAGACGTCCAGCTGGGCCTGGTAGAGCTGCTTCTCGTCCTTGGCCGAGGCGGCGGCGGTGACCCGGTCGGCGTCGTAGAGCATCACCCCGAGGTAGCGCAGCCGCCCGACGCAGGTCTCCGAGCACACGGTCGGCAGGCCCACCTCGATGCGCGGGTAGCAGAAGGTGCACTTCTCGGCCTTGCCGGTCTTGTGGTTGAAGTAGATCTTCTTGTACGGGCAGCTGGTGACGCACTGCCGCCAGCCGCGGCACTGGTCCTGGTCGACCAGCACGATGCCGTCCTCGTCCCGCTTGTACAGCGCCCCCGAGGGGCAGGAGGCCACACAGGCCGGGTTGAGGCAGTGCTCGCAGATCCGGGGCAGGTAGAACATGAAGGTCTGCTCGAAGGCGAACTTCACCTTCTCCGCGGCCTGCTCGCGGACCTTCGCCACCAGCGGGTCGGCGTCGCCGTGCTCCGGCATGCCGCCGAGGTTGTCGTCCCAGTTGGCGCTCCAGTTGATCTCCGTCGGCCGGCCGGAGAGCAGCGAGCGCGGGGCGGCGACGGGGTAGTCGTCGCCGAGCGGGGCGTTGGTGAGGTTCTGGTAGTCGTACGTCCACGGCTCGTAGTAGTCGCCGATCTCCGGCAGCACCGGGTTGGCGAAGATCTCGGCGAGCCTCCTGATCCGGCTCCCGGCGTTCAGCGTGAGCTGCCCGCGGCGGTTCAGCCGCCAGCCGCCGCGCCACTTCCGCTGGTCCTGCCAGCGGCGCGGATAGCCCTGGCCGGGGCGGGTCTCGACGTTGTTGAACCACACGTACTCCACGCCGGAGCGGTTGGTCCAGGTCTGCTTGCAGGTCACCGAGCAGGTGTGGCAGCCGATGCACTTGTCGAGGTTCATCACCATCGCGATCTGGGCCTTCACGCGCATCAGTACCGCACCTCCTGGGAGCGGCGGCGGAGGACGGTGATCTCGTCCCGCTGGTTGCCGGTGGGCCCGAAGTAGTTGAAGCCCCAGGACAGCTGCGCGTAGCCGCCGACCAGATGGGTGGGCTTGAGGACGACCCTGGTCAGTGAGTTGTGGACGCCTCCGCGCCGCCCGCTCTTCTCGGTCCTCGGGACGTTGACGGTGCGCTCCTGGGCGTGGTGCATGTAGACCGTGCCGGCCGGCATGCGGTGCGAGACGACGGCGCGGGCGACGACGATCCCGTTGCGGTTCTCCGCCTCGATCCAATCGTTGTCACGGACCCCGATCGCGGCGGCGTCCCGGTCGCTCATCCAGATCAGCTGGCCGCCGCGGGAGAGCGAGAGCATGAACCAGTTGTCCTGGTACTCGGAGTGGATGGACCATTTGTTGTGCGGGGTCAGGTAGCGGACCGTCACCTCGTGCTGCCCGTCGGGTCCCAGCCTCGGCTCCCCGCTGTGCAGATCGTCGCCTCGCCGGCGCTCACCGAACAGCCGGTGCATGTCCAGCGGCGGCCGGTACACCGGCAGCGCCTCGCCCAGCTCGTGCACCCAGTCGTGGTCGAGGAAGAAGTGCTGGCGGCCGGTGAGCGTGTGCCAGGGCTTCAGATGCTCGGTGTTGAGCGTGAAGGCGGTGTAGCGGCGGCCGCCCGACTCGCTGCCGGACCACTCCGGGGAGGTGATCACCGGGACCGGTGCGGCCTGGGTGTCCGCGTAGCTGATCCGCTTGCCCTCGTGCTCGGCCGCCAGGTGGGCCATCTCCTGGCCGGTGCGCTCGGTCAACGTCTGGAAGCCCTGCACCGCCAGGCGACCGTTCGTGGTGCCGGAGAGCATCAGGATCGTGTCGGCGGCCTTGACGGCGGTGTCCAGCAGCGGGCGGCCGTCCGTCGGGCCGCCCTGGGCGGTGCCGTTCTTGGCGGCGAGCGCGGCGACCTCCGCGTCCGGGCGCAGCGCGATGCCCTTGGCCGGCAGGCCCAGCTTCTCGGTCAGCGGTCCCAGCGCGGCCATCTTCGCGCCGATCGCCGTGTAGTCGCGCTCCACCACGGTCAGCGTCGGCAGGGTCTTGCCCGGCACGGGCTCGCACTCGCCGCGCCGCCAGTCCAGGGCGACGCCGCCCGGCTGTGCGATCTCGCCGGGGGTGTCGTGCGCCAGCGCGGTCGCGACCAGGTCGCGCCGGGTGCCGAGATGGGTGACCGCCAGTTCGCTGAGCTTGGAGGCGATCGCATGGAAGGCGTCGAAGTCGGTACGGGCCTGCCAGGGCGGGTCGATGGCCGGGGTGAAGCAGTGCACGAAGGGGTGCATGTCCGTGCTGGACAGGTCGTGCTTCTCGTACCAGGTCGCCGCGGGGAGGGTGACGTCCGAGAGCAGTGTCGAGGAGGTCATCCGGAAGTCGAGCGACAGCAGCAGGTCGAGCTTCCCCTCGGGCGCCTCGTCGTGCCAGGTCACGTCGCGCGGCCGGACCCCCTCGTCGGCCTCGGTCGCGCGCAGGTTCGAGTGGGTGCCGAGCAGGTGCTTGCTGAAGTACTCCGCGCCCTTGCCGGAGGAGCCCAGCAGGTTGGCCCGCCACAGGGTCAGCACCCGCGGCCAGTTGGCCTCGGCGTCCGGGTCCTCGCAGGCGAAGCCGAGCGTCCCGGCCGTGAGACCGGCGACGGCCGAGGCGACAGGGTCCTCCGCGTCGCCAAGGTCCAGCGGGTTGCGGTCGAACGTCGGGTAGGAGGGCATCCAGCCCGAGCGCGCCGCCTGGGCCAGGCAGTCCGCGCCGGTCATCCCCGCGAAGCGGCCCTCCCCCAGCGGGGAGGCCAGCACGTCGGCCCGGAAGTGGTCGTAGCGCCACTGGTCGGTGTGCAGGAAGAACCAGCCAGTCCCGATCATCTGCCGGGCCGGGCGGGCCCAGTCCGCCGCTCCGGCCAGCGTCGCCCAGCCGGTGATCGGGCGGCACTTCTCCTGCCCCACGTAGTGGGCCCAGCCGCCGCCGTTGCGGCCCTGGCAGCCCGTCAGCTGCAGCAGCGCCAGGAAGGACCGGTAGATCGTCTCGGAGTGGAACCAGTGGTTGGTGCCCGCGCCCATGAGGATCATGCAGCGGCCCTTGGACTTCTCCGCGGTCCGCGCGAACTCGCGGGCGATGCGCGCGCAGGCCGTCGCGGGCACGGACGTGTGCTCCTCCTGCCAGGCCGGGGTGCCGGGCTGCGCCGCGTCCTCGTACCCGGTCGGCCACTCCCCAGGCAGCCCCTCACGGCCCACCCCGTACTGCGCCAGCAGCAGGTCGAAGACGGTGGTGACGACCGGGCCCTCCTCCCCGCCGATCCGGAAGGCGGGGACGCCGCGCCGCATCACCTCACCGCGGCCCTGGCCGTGCTCGCCGCCCTCGGTATCGAAGCGCGGCAGCAGCACCTCGACGCCCTTGGCGGCCTGGTTGCCGTGCAAGGTCAGGGCAGGCCTGATCCCCTCCAGGTCCAGGTTCCACCTGCCCTTGCCGGACTCGGTCCAGCGGAATCCCAGCGAGCCCGAGGGGACGACGGCCTGGCCGGTCCGCTCGTCCAGCACCACCGTCTTCCACTCGGCCCCCTCGCCGCGGTCGGCGATGTCGGCGGCGCGCAGGAACTTGTCCGGCACCCAGGCGCCGTCCTTGGCGGTCAGGGTGACCAGGAACGGCAGGTCGGTGAACTGCCTGACGTAGTCGTCGAAGAACGGCACCTGCCGGTCGACGAAGAACTCCTTCAGCACCACATGGCCCATGCCGATGGCCAGCGCGGCGTCGGTGCCGGGGTGCGGGTGTAGCCACTCGTCGGCGAACTTGGCGTTGTCGGCGTAGTCGGGGGCCACCACGACGACCTTCTGGCCGCGGTAGCGGGCCTCGGCCATCCAGTGGGCGTCGGGGGTCCGGGTGACCGGGACGTTGGAGCCCCACATCATCAGGTAGGCCGCGTCCCACCAGTCGCCGGACTCCGGCACGTCGGTCTGGTCGCCGAAGACCTGCGGCGAGGCGATGGGCAGGTCCGCGTACCAGTCGTAGAAGCTCAGCATCGGCGCGCCGATCAGCGCGTGGTAGCGGGCCCCGACGGCGTGCGAGACCTGCGACATGGCCGGGATCGGCGAGAAGCCCGCGATCCGGTCCGGGCCCCAGGTCTTGATGGTGTGCACCTGGGCGGCGGCGACGATCTCCACCGCGTCGTCCCAGCTCGCCCTGACCAGCCCGCCCTTGCCGCGGGCCCGCTGGTAGCGGCGGCGGCGCTCCGGGTCGCCCTGGATCTCCGCCCAGGCCAGCACCGGGTCGCCGCCGTTGCGGGCCTTGGCCTCGCGGAACATCTCCAGCAGCACGCCGCGCACGTACGGGTAGCGCACCCGGGTCGGCGAGTAGGTGTACCAGGAGAACGCGGCCCCGCGCGGGCAGCCGCGCGGCTCGTACTCGGGCCGGTCCGCGCCGACGGAGGGGTAGTCGGTGGCCTGGGTCTCCCAGGTGATGATCCCGTCCTTGACGTAGACCTTCCACCGGCACGAGCCGGTGCAGTTGACCCCGTGCGTCGAGTACACGATCTTGTCGTGACTCCACCGGTCCCGGTAGAACACGTCGCCGGCCCGGCCGCCCTCGACCTCCACCCGGTGCAGGTCCGCCGAGGGCTCCCCCTTGTGGAGGAAACGCCCGGCCTGCAGCAGCAGCGCCCCCGGCTCCGACGTGGCGTCCCGCACACTGGCCTCCTGACGACGACACCGACACCTGGTGCTTCGTCATCCAAGCCGCAGACCCGCCCCCGGTCGCCTCGCCGCACCACAACGGGTGGCAACACCACCCACCCGGCCCTTGCCACTGGCGCGGCTCCCCACACGCGACTACGGTCCGAGCCTCCGACCGCCGTTCACCGCTCCCCGCCCCGGCAGATCCCGCCGCGACGGACGGCCTCACCGGGTCGGGAGGTGCCGACCGGTCGGGCCCGCCGACGCGGATCGGTCCGGGAACCGGCCGGTCGGCTCAGCCCCAGGAAAGACCCCGGCTCCCGACGCGGAGCGGCGCGGGCCCGCCACGGGTGTCAGCCGGGCGGGTCAGCACGGGACGTCGTGGAGGCCGCGGACCAGCCCAGGTGGGCCACGCGATGCCCCCGGCGACGACGGACCGGTTCCCCGGGACGGGCGGCGCGGGGCGGCTCCGGGGCGTCAGCCGGGCGGGTCAGCGCGGGACGTCGTGGAAGGCGCGGGCCATCGGTTCGGGATGTCATGGTGGCCATGAATCAGACGGCGTCGACCGCGACCACCGAGCCCGCCGCGCCGACCGGCTGGTGGGCACGGCTGCCACCGGCCGCCGGGTCCGCCGTGATGGCGACAGGCATCGTGTCCGTCGGTCTGCACCTGGTGCACCAGGACCTCCTGTCCGAGGTGCTGCTGGTGGTGGCCGCCGCCGTCTGGGTCCTGCTCGCGGTCGCCTTCGCGCTGACCTTCCTGCGCGACCGCCGGCGCTGGGTGGCCAACGCCGACACCCCGCCCGCGCTGACCGCCGTGGCGGCGACCACCGTGCTGGGCACCCGGCTGTCGCTGTTCGGCTGGCAGACCACCGCCGCCGTCCTGCTGGCGATCGCCGCCGTGGCCTGGCCCGGCCTGCTGGCCGCCGTGCTGCGGCACTGGCAGCACCATCTGCCCGGCGTGGCGTTCCTGGTCTGCGTCGCGACCCAGGGGCTCGCGGTGCTCTCCGGCACCCTCGCCCTCGCGCACCGCGGCGACTGGCTCGTCCGGCCCTGCCTCGCCACCTTCGTCCTGGGCCTGGCCCTGTACGTCGCCGCG
This genomic interval from Streptacidiphilus rugosus AM-16 contains the following:
- the narJ gene encoding nitrate reductase molybdenum cofactor assembly chaperone, producing the protein MSRTSFDTAVVHQAAAWLLTYPDADLAADLPLLRAAVGAVRGPAAAQLGGFIDHADATGVAGLAYQYTEVFDFGHRHSLYLSWWSDGDTRRRGAALLAFKQAYRAAGYAPTDEELPDFLPAVLEFSARTRDDTLLREHRAGLELLRLALSEAGTPYADVLVAVCATLPGPSPADRAQALALARSGPPREDVGLGGELPPYGHLAQLPVLATGGR
- the narH gene encoding nitrate reductase subunit beta, with the protein product MRVKAQIAMVMNLDKCIGCHTCSVTCKQTWTNRSGVEYVWFNNVETRPGQGYPRRWQDQRKWRGGWRLNRRGQLTLNAGSRIRRLAEIFANPVLPEIGDYYEPWTYDYQNLTNAPLGDDYPVAAPRSLLSGRPTEINWSANWDDNLGGMPEHGDADPLVAKVREQAAEKVKFAFEQTFMFYLPRICEHCLNPACVASCPSGALYKRDEDGIVLVDQDQCRGWRQCVTSCPYKKIYFNHKTGKAEKCTFCYPRIEVGLPTVCSETCVGRLRYLGVMLYDADRVTAAASAKDEKQLYQAQLDVFLDPHDPEVQRAAERDGVAHDWIEAARRSPVHALISRYQVALPLHPEFRTMPMVWYVPPLSPVVEALTETGFDGEDADNLFGAIDTLRIPVEYLAELFTAGDDVPVRAALEKLAAMRAHMRAVNLGDAPDPSVAQAVAMTPREVEEMYRLLAVAKYEERYVIPTAALGDARALEESAVPSECSVGHLDADDPYDSGPFGENSARSAKRKKLPMVTIESFHALRRRQTSDREEDAR
- a CDS encoding nitrate reductase subunit alpha; translated protein: MRDATSEPGALLLQAGRFLHKGEPSADLHRVEVEGGRAGDVFYRDRWSHDKIVYSTHGVNCTGSCRWKVYVKDGIITWETQATDYPSVGADRPEYEPRGCPRGAAFSWYTYSPTRVRYPYVRGVLLEMFREAKARNGGDPVLAWAEIQGDPERRRRYQRARGKGGLVRASWDDAVEIVAAAQVHTIKTWGPDRIAGFSPIPAMSQVSHAVGARYHALIGAPMLSFYDWYADLPIASPQVFGDQTDVPESGDWWDAAYLMMWGSNVPVTRTPDAHWMAEARYRGQKVVVVAPDYADNAKFADEWLHPHPGTDAALAIGMGHVVLKEFFVDRQVPFFDDYVRQFTDLPFLVTLTAKDGAWVPDKFLRAADIADRGEGAEWKTVVLDERTGQAVVPSGSLGFRWTESGKGRWNLDLEGIRPALTLHGNQAAKGVEVLLPRFDTEGGEHGQGRGEVMRRGVPAFRIGGEEGPVVTTVFDLLLAQYGVGREGLPGEWPTGYEDAAQPGTPAWQEEHTSVPATACARIAREFARTAEKSKGRCMILMGAGTNHWFHSETIYRSFLALLQLTGCQGRNGGGWAHYVGQEKCRPITGWATLAGAADWARPARQMIGTGWFFLHTDQWRYDHFRADVLASPLGEGRFAGMTGADCLAQAARSGWMPSYPTFDRNPLDLGDAEDPVASAVAGLTAGTLGFACEDPDAEANWPRVLTLWRANLLGSSGKGAEYFSKHLLGTHSNLRATEADEGVRPRDVTWHDEAPEGKLDLLLSLDFRMTSSTLLSDVTLPAATWYEKHDLSSTDMHPFVHCFTPAIDPPWQARTDFDAFHAIASKLSELAVTHLGTRRDLVATALAHDTPGEIAQPGGVALDWRRGECEPVPGKTLPTLTVVERDYTAIGAKMAALGPLTEKLGLPAKGIALRPDAEVAALAAKNGTAQGGPTDGRPLLDTAVKAADTILMLSGTTNGRLAVQGFQTLTERTGQEMAHLAAEHEGKRISYADTQAAPVPVITSPEWSGSESGGRRYTAFTLNTEHLKPWHTLTGRQHFFLDHDWVHELGEALPVYRPPLDMHRLFGERRRGDDLHSGEPRLGPDGQHEVTVRYLTPHNKWSIHSEYQDNWFMLSLSRGGQLIWMSDRDAAAIGVRDNDWIEAENRNGIVVARAVVSHRMPAGTVYMHHAQERTVNVPRTEKSGRRGGVHNSLTRVVLKPTHLVGGYAQLSWGFNYFGPTGNQRDEITVLRRRSQEVRY
- a CDS encoding tellurite resistance/C4-dicarboxylate transporter family protein produces the protein MNQTASTATTEPAAPTGWWARLPPAAGSAVMATGIVSVGLHLVHQDLLSEVLLVVAAAVWVLLAVAFALTFLRDRRRWVANADTPPALTAVAATTVLGTRLSLFGWQTTAAVLLAIAAVAWPGLLAAVLRHWQHHLPGVAFLVCVATQGLAVLSGTLALAHRGDWLVRPCLATFVLGLALYVAALTRFDLRQVDSGSGDQWIAAGALAISALAGSKLTSWPHWTGAPHATLRVVTLVLLALNLAWYVVLLVAEIRHPRLHYNIRRWATVFPLGMTAVATLSTSTAAGVSWLHPLGQVLLWIACAAWLVTAALLAATMTGRVKD